Proteins co-encoded in one Pocillopora verrucosa isolate sample1 chromosome 1, ASM3666991v2, whole genome shotgun sequence genomic window:
- the LOC131799792 gene encoding DELTA-thalatoxin-Avl2a-like, whose product MMHVPLVLLVFGLCTFKETSEATDVENSTLGRVIDLRKVNLLADFQEQENRIFEELPPKCFAKKTLKSSSSHFEYYANTKEFYKSLATQSSLSASLQSAYSLGVTVSVATKSKSSQQTEVSGMSLIKQALTEKIHVDKECLVSEDISTLKGTFLKDFEDLPVNIENPWEPNSWRRYRNFLKEYGSHAITSVKRGSRFQQMTFAESSKAYSERDFQVKACVSVAGPSQVGKVGVSACSNVSQSEISNATRMSTSEKRFVRGGKRETNSELANGATSVELLSQLMNEADEFPASVQHTFMAIWTILQSRFKQGSPNNIRATNLEYYYLGFLNYGCPYISNSGLAIQKFDHTSSSSEEYPEFECTLAKEGCHSDDDCHYRPIWCSCRGPTCVHYKSVKQGAGDSKITAYPNTFEDWGWRGCDWKLAGSWCKCYNENRDQRKTVWSLPNRDAPTHKASTKTAAKKAED is encoded by the coding sequence ATGATGCATGTCCCTTTGGTGCTTCTCGTTTTTGGGTTATGTACATTTAAAGAAACATCTGAGGCTACCGACGTTGAGAATTCTACGCTGGGAAGAGTGATAGATCTTCGAAAGGTCAACTTATTGGCCGACTTCCAGGAGCAAGAGAACAGGATCTTTGAGGAGCTCCCCCCTAAATGTTTCGCGAAGAAAACTTTGAAGTCTTCGAGCAGCCACTTCGAATATTACGCAAATACCAAGGAATTTTATAAATCACTTGCCACCCAGTCAAGCTTGAGCGCCTCTTTGCAGTCCGCCTACTCGTTGGGTGTTACGGTATCAGTAGCAACAAAGAGCAAAAGTTCACAGCAAACTGAAGTGAGTGGCATGTCTTTAATCAAACAGGCGTTAACAGAAAAGATCCACGTCGATAAAGAATGTCTAGTAAGTGAAGACATCTCCACCTTGAAAGGAACATTTCTGAAGGACTTCGAGGACTTGCCCGTAAACATCGAAAATCCTTGGGAACCAAACTCATGGAGAAGATATCGTAATTTTCTCAAGGAATACGGTTCTCATGCTATAACGTCTGTGAAGCGCGGATCAAGATTTCAGCAGATGACATTCGCAGAGAGCTCGAAGGCTTACTCTGAAAGGGATTTCCAAGTAAAAGCTTGCGTTTCGGTCGCAGGACCTTCCCAGGTTGGAAAGGTTGGCGTCTCTGCATGTTCAAACGTAAGCCAAAGTGAGATATCCAACGCGACCAGGATGAGCACAAGCGAGAAACGCTTTGTCAGAGgtggaaaaagggaaacaaacagCGAGCTGGCAAACGGGGCGACGTCGGTTGAATTGCTTAGCCAACTCATGAATGAAGCAGATGAATTTCCCGCGTCTGTTCAGCACACCTTCATGGCGATCTGGACCATCCTACAGAGCCGATTTAAACAGGGatctcctaacaatatccgaGCCACAAACCTTGAGTACTACTACCTTGGGTTCTTGAATTATGGTTGTCCATACATAAGTAACTCTGGACTTGCCATACAAAAATTTGACCATACCAGTAGCTCCAGCGAGGAGTATCCAGAATTCGAGTGTACCCTGGCAAAAGAGGGCTGCCACAGTGACGATGACTGTCACTACAGACCCATTTGGTGTTCATGTCGTGGTCCAACATGTGTCCATTACAAGTCAGTGAAACAAGGTGCAGGTGACAGTAAGATAACTGCATACCCAAACACATTTGAGGATTGGGGGTGGCGTGGTTGTGATTGGAAACTTGCGGGATCTTGGTGCAAGTGCTACAATGAAAATCGTGATCAGCGGAAAACTGTGTGGTCCTTGCCAAACAGAGATGCCCCTACACATAAAGCATCAACCAAAACCGCTGCAAAGAAGGCAGAAGATTAA
- the LOC131799773 gene encoding DELTA-thalatoxin-Avl2a-like, translating into MHVSLVLLVFVLYTFKETCEATVAENPGLGKVIDIRKVNLLADFQEQENRIFEEFPPKCLVKKTLKSSSSHFEYYANTKEFYKSLATQSSLSASLQSAYSLGVTVSVATKSKSSQNTEVSGMSLIKQALTEKVYVDKECLLNDITSLKETFLSDLEDLPVNIQNPWEPNSWREYRNFLKEYGSHAITSVKRGSRFQQMTFAESSKAYTERDFQVKACVSVAGPSQVGKVGVSACSNVSQSEISKASRMSTSEKRFVKGGKRETNSKLANGATSVELLGQLMNEADELPASVQHTFMAIWTILQSRFKQGSPNNIRATNLEYYYLGFLNYGCPYISSSGLAVQKFDHTSSSREKYPEFECTLAKEGCHSDDDCHYRPIWCSCRGPTCVHYKSVKQGAGESKVTAYPNTFEDWGWRGCDWKLAGSWCMCYNENRDQRKTVWSLPNRDAPTHKASTKSADKKGRRLMSPKYTAGK; encoded by the coding sequence ATGCATGTCTCTTTGGTGCTTCTTGTTTTTGTGTTATACACATTTAAAGAAACATGTGAGGCTACAGTAGCCGAGAATCCTGGGCTGGGAAAAGTAATAGATATTCGAAAAGTCAACTTACTGGCCGACTTCCAGGAGCAAGAGAACAGGATCTTTGAGGAGTTCCCCCCGAAATGTCTcgtaaagaaaactttgaagtcTTCAAGCAGCCACTTCGAATATTATGCAAATACCAAGGAATTTTATAAATCACTTGCCACCCAGTCAAGCTTGAGCGCCTCTTTGCAGTCCGCCTACTCGTTGGGTGTTACGGTATCAGTAGCAACAAAGAGCAAGAGTTCACAGAACACGGAAGTGAGTGGCATGTCTTTAATCAAGCAGGCGTTAACAGAAAAGGTCTATGTCGATAAAGAATGCCTTCTGAATGACATCACCAGCTTGAAGGAAACATTCCTGAGTGACCTGGAGGACTTGCCCGTAAACATCCAAAATCCTTGGGAACCAAACTCATGGAGAGAGTATCGTAATTTTCTTAAGGAATACGGCTCTCATGCCATAACATCTGTGAAGCGCGGATCAAGATTTCAGCAGATGACATTCGCAGAGAGCTCTAAGGCTTACACTGAAAGAGATTTCCAAGTAAAAGCTTGCGTTTCGGTCGCAGGACCTTCCCAGGTTGGAAAGGTTGGCGTCTCTGCATGTTCAAACGTGAGCCAAAGTGAGATATCCAAAGCGAGCAGGATGAGCACAAGCGAGAAACGCTTTGTCAAAGgtggaaaaagggaaacaaatagCAAGCTGGCAAACGGGGCGACGTCGGTTGAATTGCTTGGCCAACTAATGAATGAAGCAGATGAATTGCCCGCGTCTGTTCAGCACACCTTCATGGCGATCTGGACCATCCTACAGAGCCGATTTAAACAGGGGtctcctaacaatatccgaGCCACAAACCTTGAGTACTACTATCTTGGGTTCTTGAATTATGGTTGTCCATACATAAGTAGCTCTGGACTTGCCGTACAAAAGTTTGACCATACCAGTAGCTCCAGAGAGAAGTATCCAGAATTCGAGTGTACCCTGGCAAAAGAGGGCTGCCACTCTGACGATGACTGTCACTACAGACCCATTTGGTGCTCCTGTCGTGGTCCAACATGTGTCCATTACAAGTCAGTGAAACAAGGTGCAGGTGAAAGTAAGGTAACTGCATACCCAAACACATTTGAGGATTGGGGGTGGCGTGGTTGCGATTGGAAACTTGCGGGATCTTGGTGCATGTGCTATAATGAAAATCGTGATCAGCGGAAAACTGTGTGGTCCTTGCCAAACAGAGATGCCCCTACACATAAAGCATCAACCAAATCTGCTGACAAGAAAGGCAGAAGATTAATGTCTCCAAAGTACACCGCtggaaaatag
- the LOC131799774 gene encoding DELTA-alicitoxin-Pse2b-like — translation MFLLIIMAMYLTAISSAQEVKGNKRTEATKETAELGKALNLHKTNILEDFKEREASIFEPFPEECFKKEKLNISKSYYNYYESTKAFYSKLATSTGLDVSLESTYSLGVTLNSVTKRTNSKESNLSGISLVVEALVKKLRLSKDCLNDDNHNFKKSFIADLERLPLKINRPWLQNSWRSYHDFLEEYGSHVVTSVLRGSRIKQMSFTRSSKSYSERELQVKACVSLAGTISAGNIGVSACTNVTKSESYKAYQMSTTDKRIVRGGSSATRNKLLHDMSKELIERLMNEASETHSSVQHTFRAVWQILQSRFTSGSPNYVRALNLQYYYLGYLNYGCHYQERRGLAFQKFDYTKRTSDNYPEFECSLARGGCHSDNDCHYRPVWCACRGETCVRYVKEKQDTGVSKVKATPNIGSWGDMGWHGCDWRVWASYCACYNYDRHVRRVVWSLPSRDVASDKLLIHHSDHHKAKHQGLIKEEGSAEKS, via the coding sequence ATGTTTCTCCTTATTATAATGGCTATGTACCTGACAGCCATTTCTTCTGCCCAAGAAGTTAAAGGAAACAAACGAACCGAAGCCACAAAGGAAACAGCAGAGCTTGGAAAAGCGTTAAACCTTCACAAGACCAACATATTAGAAGATTTCAAGGAACGCGAAGCAAGTATTTTTGAGCCTTTCCCTGAAGAATgcttcaaaaaagaaaagcttaacATCTCCAAAagttattacaattattatgaAAGTACCAAGGCGTTTTACTCAAAGTTGGCCACATCAACAGGCTTGGATGTCTCGCTGGAATCGACTTATTCCCTGGGAGTTACACTGAATAGTGTAACAAAGAGAACAAATTCAAAAGAATCGAATTTGAGCGGCATCTCTCTAGTAGTCGAAGCATTAGTTAAAAAGCTTCGCCTAAGCAAAGACTGTTTAAACGATGACAACCACAACTTTAAGAAGAGCTTTATTGCTGACCTAGAGCGACTTCCGTTGAAAATAAATCGGCCCTGGTTGCAAAATTCATGGCGGTCCTACCATGATTTCCTAGAAGAGTACGGCTCCCACGTTGTTACTTCCGTTTTGCGTGGATCAAGGATCAAACAGATGTCATTTACACGAAGTTCAAAAAGCTACAGTGAAAGAGAGCTACAGGTCAAAGCCTGCGTTTCCTTAGCTGGAACTATATCCGCTGGAAATATTGGTGTGTCTGCATGCACCAATGTCACCAAAAGCGAGTCGTATAAAGCGTACCAGATGAGCACCACTGATAAGCGGATCGTTCGAGGGGGAAGCAGCGCCACTCGTAATAAGCTGTTACACGACATGTCGAAGGAACTTATCGAGAGACTTATGAATGAAGCTAGTGAAACCCATTCGTCTGTTCAGCACACCTTTAGAGCGGTGTGGCAAATCTTACAGAGCCGTTTTACCTCAGGTTCACCAAACTACGTCAGAGCCTTAAACCTTCAGTACTACTATCTCGGATACTTGAACTATGGTTGTCATTATCAAGAAAGAAGAGGACTTGCCTTTCAGAAATTCGACTACACAAAACGTACTTCCGACAATTATCCGGAATTCGAGTGTTCATTGGCTAGAGGAGGTTGTCACAGTGACAATGACTGCCACTACAGACCGGTTTGGTGTGCGTGTCGTGGCGAGACGTGTGTTCGCTACGTGAAAGAGAAACAAGATACAGGTGTGTCAAAAGTAAAAGCAACTCCAAACATCGGTTCCTGGGGTGATATGGGATGGCACGGTTGTGATTGGAGAGTCTGGGCGTCTTATTGTGCTTGCTATAACTATGATAGACATGTGAGGAGGGTCGTGTGGTCTTTGCCCAGCAGAGATGTCGCATCAGACAAACTCCTTATTCATCATAGCGACCATCACAAAGCTAAGCATCAAGGGCTGATTAAAGAGGAAGGGAGTGCTGAAAAATCGTAA